Proteins encoded by one window of Chryseobacterium sp. POL2:
- a CDS encoding YfhO family protein, whose translation MKNKNLIFAAISLVIFVLIAVLYANPIISGKEMIQPDIVHYKGGAKELLDYRAEHGKETYWSDAMFGGMPTYQTGVQFRGDIIKKLDDVFMFLPKPANYIFLLFAGFFFLGIVATRNWKYALLGATFFGLSTYFYIIIAAGHNGKVHTIAYFAPLLAGILLVYVRKKYILGFIVTTIFMALQVSSNHPQMTYYLFLALGFLFLSELVRAYKKKITWKHFGISSGILALAFALGVGMNAQRIMANAEYVKETVRGKQILDSDRHTSGKSGMDRASITAWSYGKLETLNLFIPRLMGGASQEPGSDKMMAYIQEWAQSNITSQTQYDQFMKGFVSPSYWGEQPGTSGPAYQGAVVCFLALLGFFFAWKKYRYWILGATILTILLAWGSNFAFLTDLFIDFVPMYNKFRAPSSILVVVELLFPFIAIIGLYRFFTDEKQENDYKQKVLLYTTGSVVGITLLLMLAGKAILGFHTDNEKIYLQPDLLNYLVDERFKMFQTDAFKAIIFVLITAGAMFLSFKKKLSVNIALVIIGLVSFFDLWTVNKRYLNDDNFVDKTFAQNPYQTENSEYLMDKAGDNQYIQGLLQQDKVNKVLETIAEKDQSHYRIFNSTLGTFSETNTSYFKSSVGGYHAVKLRRYDDLINAYFYQTDSIRTPRILNMLNAKYFVGGDMQQPISYPNPEANGNAWFVSQVKVANSPNEELKSIGELDTKKIAIVGKEDQDYLNGKTLQADSTAFIQLKSYQANAIEFEAETQTPQLAVFSEIYYPHGWKVSIDGTEVPYIKANYLLRAVHVPAGKHNISMKFEPEVIETGKIYSYASVGIFAILSLLSLAWYYKNKKSKAVDA comes from the coding sequence ATGAAGAATAAGAATTTGATTTTTGCGGCGATTAGTCTCGTTATATTTGTGCTAATTGCTGTCTTGTACGCCAACCCTATAATATCAGGCAAAGAAATGATTCAGCCTGATATTGTGCATTATAAAGGTGGTGCCAAAGAACTTTTGGACTACAGAGCCGAGCATGGCAAAGAAACCTACTGGAGCGATGCGATGTTTGGCGGCATGCCAACATACCAAACTGGTGTGCAGTTTCGAGGTGATATCATCAAAAAACTGGATGATGTTTTCATGTTTTTGCCCAAGCCTGCCAATTATATTTTCTTATTGTTTGCAGGATTTTTCTTTCTAGGAATTGTAGCAACACGCAATTGGAAATATGCTTTACTCGGCGCAACTTTCTTCGGATTATCTACTTATTTTTACATTATCATAGCAGCTGGGCACAATGGCAAAGTCCATACGATAGCTTATTTTGCACCATTGTTGGCAGGGATTTTATTAGTCTATGTCAGAAAAAAATACATTCTTGGCTTTATAGTAACAACCATTTTTATGGCGTTGCAGGTTAGTTCAAACCATCCACAGATGACTTATTATCTGTTTTTAGCTTTAGGATTTTTATTCTTGTCAGAATTGGTTCGTGCTTACAAAAAGAAAATCACTTGGAAGCATTTCGGGATCTCATCGGGTATTTTGGCTTTAGCTTTTGCGCTAGGAGTTGGGATGAATGCACAACGTATTATGGCAAATGCCGAATATGTGAAAGAAACGGTAAGAGGAAAGCAAATCCTCGATTCGGATAGACATACTTCTGGCAAATCTGGGATGGATCGCGCGAGTATCACGGCGTGGAGTTACGGAAAATTAGAAACGCTCAACCTCTTCATCCCAAGATTAATGGGCGGTGCTAGTCAGGAGCCAGGCTCAGACAAGATGATGGCTTACATCCAAGAATGGGCACAGTCCAACATTACTAGCCAAACGCAGTATGACCAGTTTATGAAAGGTTTTGTAAGTCCATCTTATTGGGGAGAACAGCCAGGAACATCTGGGCCAGCTTACCAAGGCGCCGTAGTGTGCTTTTTAGCTTTGTTAGGATTCTTTTTCGCTTGGAAGAAATATCGCTATTGGATTTTGGGAGCCACCATCTTAACGATTCTTTTGGCGTGGGGAAGCAATTTTGCATTCTTAACGGATTTGTTTATTGATTTTGTACCAATGTATAATAAGTTCCGTGCGCCATCTTCTATTTTGGTGGTTGTGGAATTATTATTCCCTTTCATAGCAATTATTGGATTGTATCGTTTTTTCACAGACGAAAAACAGGAGAACGATTACAAACAAAAAGTCTTATTATATACCACGGGGAGTGTTGTTGGGATTACATTACTGCTGATGTTGGCAGGGAAAGCTATTTTAGGCTTCCATACCGATAACGAAAAGATCTATTTGCAACCAGATTTGTTAAACTATCTAGTCGATGAACGTTTCAAAATGTTCCAGACGGATGCCTTCAAAGCCATTATTTTTGTATTGATAACGGCAGGAGCAATGTTTTTAAGTTTCAAGAAAAAATTATCAGTAAATATTGCGTTAGTAATTATTGGTTTGGTTAGCTTCTTCGACCTTTGGACGGTTAACAAACGTTACCTTAATGATGACAATTTTGTAGATAAAACATTTGCTCAAAATCCTTATCAAACCGAAAATTCGGAATACCTAATGGATAAAGCAGGCGATAACCAATACATCCAAGGCCTTTTGCAACAAGATAAAGTGAACAAAGTTTTGGAAACCATTGCTGAGAAAGACCAATCGCACTACCGAATTTTCAATTCTACTTTAGGAACATTTAGCGAAACCAATACATCTTATTTCAAATCTTCTGTAGGTGGTTATCATGCGGTGAAACTAAGACGCTATGATGACTTAATTAATGCTTATTTTTACCAAACAGATAGCATCAGAACGCCTCGTATTCTCAATATGCTGAATGCAAAATACTTTGTCGGCGGGGATATGCAGCAACCCATTAGCTATCCAAATCCAGAGGCCAACGGCAACGCATGGTTTGTATCTCAAGTGAAAGTTGCTAACTCGCCTAACGAAGAACTAAAATCTATCGGCGAATTGGATACCAAAAAGATTGCAATTGTAGGCAAAGAAGATCAAGATTATCTTAATGGAAAAACATTGCAAGCGGATTCTACAGCTTTTATTCAGTTGAAAAGTTACCAAGCCAATGCTATAGAATTTGAAGCCGAAACCCAAACACCACAGTTGGCAGTCTTTTCAGAAATCTATTATCCGCACGGTTGGAAAGTGTCTATCGACGGTACAGAAGTGCCTTACATCAAAGCCAACTATCTTTTGCGCGCGGTGCATGTACCAGCTGGGAAACACAACATCAGTATGAAGTTCGAGCCCGAAGTTATCGAGACTGGTAAAATATATTCTTACGCCAGTGTTGGCATATTTGCTATCCTCAGTTTGTTGTCGTTAGCGTGGTATTACAAAAACAAAAAATCGAAAGCCGTCGATGCTTAA
- a CDS encoding AAA family ATPase, with translation MSELNQSEDIKNLMEKVKEQNYFFNLLKQEINRAIIGQEYMVDRLLIGLLGNGHVLLEGVPGLAKTLAIKTLAEAVHGQFSRIQFTPDLLPADVVGTMIYNVKENDFSIKKGPVFANFVLADEINRAPAKVQSALLEVMQERQVTIGDETMALPKPFLVLATQNPIDQEGTYLLPEAQTDRFMLKCKIDYPEFEDERKVMRMVSTQDIPTIRPVISLEHIVEAKKLINQIYLDEKIEKYILDMVFATRYPEKYGLEDLKSLISFGASPRASINLAIASRANAFIKGRAFVIPEDVKSIAKDVLRHRIGLSFEAEAEEVSQDEIVDRILAKIQAP, from the coding sequence ATGTCAGAACTGAACCAATCTGAAGATATTAAAAATTTAATGGAAAAAGTAAAAGAACAAAATTACTTTTTCAACCTACTAAAACAAGAAATCAACCGCGCCATCATCGGACAAGAGTACATGGTAGACCGCTTATTAATCGGTCTGCTCGGCAATGGCCACGTCCTACTGGAAGGTGTGCCGGGACTCGCCAAAACATTGGCTATTAAGACATTGGCAGAGGCAGTACATGGACAATTCTCGAGAATACAGTTCACACCAGATCTTTTACCAGCCGATGTTGTAGGCACAATGATTTATAATGTTAAAGAAAATGATTTCTCAATAAAAAAAGGACCTGTATTTGCAAATTTCGTTTTGGCGGATGAGATCAACCGTGCACCAGCAAAAGTACAATCTGCACTTTTGGAAGTCATGCAGGAAAGACAAGTCACCATCGGCGATGAGACCATGGCACTACCCAAACCTTTTTTAGTCCTTGCCACACAAAACCCAATTGATCAAGAAGGAACTTACCTTTTGCCAGAAGCACAAACAGACCGTTTTATGCTAAAATGCAAAATCGATTATCCAGAATTTGAGGACGAAAGAAAAGTTATGCGTATGGTTTCTACACAAGATATCCCGACGATACGACCCGTAATTTCGCTTGAGCATATTGTCGAGGCGAAGAAATTGATTAATCAAATCTATCTTGACGAAAAAATTGAAAAATACATTTTAGATATGGTTTTTGCAACGCGTTATCCAGAAAAATACGGCTTAGAAGATTTGAAAAGCCTTATCAGTTTCGGTGCATCGCCTAGAGCAAGTATCAATTTAGCAATTGCATCGCGCGCTAATGCCTTTATAAAAGGACGCGCTTTCGTCATTCCAGAAGATGTTAAATCCATCGCAAAGGACGTTTTAAGACATCGTATTGGTTTAAGTTTCGAAGCCGAGGCTGAGGAAGTTTCCCAAGACGAAATCGTTGACAGAATTCTAGCTAAAATACAAGCACCTTAA
- a CDS encoding DUF58 domain-containing protein has protein sequence MQIKDIVKKVKQIEIRTRKKTEASLMGQYHSSFKGQGMTFSEVRPYQFGDDIRRIDWNKTARFREPFVKVMEEERELTMILMVDISASMDYGTQHGLKREFVAEVAASLAFSAVGNNDKVGLILFADKVYKVVPPKKGRKHVLSIISNILTADYIPGKSDLDAALNYMMGVFKRKSFLFLFSDFQDEFEPKILGVTSRKHQLLGLRIYDQKDQDIPNVGYALLQDAETGKEVWVNTSNSRWRYEFAEHQKKKFRHLQESFENNSASLISMTTNEDYSKYLYQYFQKK, from the coding sequence ATGCAAATAAAAGATATTGTCAAAAAAGTAAAACAAATCGAAATCCGAACACGCAAGAAGACGGAAGCGAGCCTTATGGGACAATATCACAGCAGCTTCAAAGGTCAAGGCATGACATTTTCCGAGGTGCGTCCATACCAATTTGGGGACGACATTCGTAGAATTGACTGGAACAAAACGGCACGTTTTCGTGAGCCTTTTGTAAAAGTCATGGAAGAAGAACGCGAGTTGACGATGATTCTCATGGTGGACATTTCCGCATCCATGGATTATGGCACGCAACATGGATTAAAAAGGGAATTTGTCGCGGAAGTCGCTGCATCCTTAGCTTTTTCTGCCGTTGGTAATAATGACAAAGTGGGGCTTATTTTGTTCGCGGATAAAGTCTATAAAGTAGTTCCACCTAAAAAAGGTCGCAAACATGTTTTATCAATCATCAGCAATATTTTAACAGCAGACTATATTCCAGGAAAATCCGATCTTGACGCTGCGCTTAATTACATGATGGGTGTTTTTAAAAGAAAGTCATTTTTATTTTTATTTTCAGATTTTCAAGATGAATTTGAACCCAAAATTCTTGGTGTTACTTCGCGAAAACACCAACTTTTGGGATTGAGAATTTATGACCAAAAAGATCAAGATATCCCGAATGTCGGCTACGCCTTACTTCAAGATGCCGAAACCGGAAAAGAAGTCTGGGTCAACACGTCGAATTCGCGCTGGCGTTATGAGTTTGCAGAACATCAGAAAAAAAAATTTAGACATTTGCAAGAGTCTTTTGAAAACAACTCTGCTAGCCTGATTAGCATGACGACCAACGAAGATTACAGCAAGTATTTGTATCAATATTTTCAGAAAAAATAG
- a CDS encoding BatD family protein has product MYFKFLYTVILIFLSQILFGQTLSSNLSNTTLALGEVGEYKLKIDNLQGKNVVAAPKNELLPFHFEIVSDSISKEANRYYRLIKFQVFEEGEFKIPALEIKIGDQFQKTIPYEVEVINTAKKDDVINDIMKNKQVNLDVKDYWELYKFYILAALIALGIIFLIVYFVKYGRKSKDNPKILTNQTLKDLERLRKKNYIQSGNYRLYYVELIDITRDFLTKQYKIPANVLLTDDLIDYMKTSNIISEENEKTVEEIFQRGDLVKFAKTIPNSEMMENDFSGIKNMVIRSPKDVEAEQLRSMN; this is encoded by the coding sequence ATATATTTCAAGTTTTTATACACCGTAATTTTAATTTTTTTAAGCCAAATTCTTTTTGGACAAACGCTTTCCTCCAACCTTAGCAATACAACTTTGGCACTAGGCGAAGTGGGCGAATACAAACTAAAAATCGACAATCTACAAGGCAAAAATGTTGTGGCTGCACCCAAAAACGAATTGTTGCCTTTCCATTTTGAAATCGTTAGCGACAGCATTTCCAAAGAAGCCAATCGATACTATCGATTAATAAAGTTTCAGGTTTTTGAAGAAGGAGAATTTAAAATTCCAGCTTTAGAAATTAAAATCGGAGACCAATTTCAAAAGACCATTCCGTACGAAGTTGAAGTCATCAACACAGCAAAAAAAGATGATGTTATCAACGATATCATGAAAAATAAACAAGTTAATCTTGATGTAAAAGATTATTGGGAGCTGTATAAATTTTATATTTTAGCAGCTTTAATAGCTTTAGGAATTATATTCTTAATTGTTTATTTTGTTAAATATGGTCGAAAATCAAAAGACAATCCTAAAATTTTGACCAACCAAACATTGAAAGATCTTGAGCGCCTTCGTAAAAAAAACTACATCCAAAGTGGAAATTACCGTCTTTATTATGTAGAGTTAATAGACATTACAAGAGATTTTTTGACCAAGCAATATAAAATTCCGGCCAATGTATTATTAACGGATGACCTTATTGATTACATGAAAACGAGTAATATTATTTCGGAAGAAAATGAAAAAACCGTTGAAGAAATCTTCCAGCGTGGCGATCTGGTAAAATTTGCAAAAACAATTCCCAATAGCGAGATGATGGAAAATGATTTTAGCGGTATTAAAAACATGGTGATCCGCTCTCCGAAAGATGTCGAAGCCGAACAGTTAAGAAGTATGAATTAA
- a CDS encoding DinB family protein — MNYHFSAHRQVRKNLLQILQNTPKEDLLLIPDGFNNNIYWNIAHCVATQQLLHYYLSGNAFRIDKYWVEQYKKGTFAKMDVDNTEMEDLSFLLIETSKVLMKDYDNEFFTDYTPYSTSFGIDLKNIQDAIIFNNMHETLHYGYILAQKRAILGERLS; from the coding sequence ATGAATTATCATTTTTCGGCACATCGACAAGTTCGAAAAAACTTGTTACAGATTTTGCAAAACACGCCAAAGGAAGATCTTTTGTTGATTCCAGATGGTTTTAATAACAATATATATTGGAATATTGCGCATTGTGTAGCGACCCAACAACTCTTACATTATTACTTGAGTGGCAATGCTTTCCGTATCGATAAATATTGGGTAGAACAATATAAAAAAGGCACTTTTGCTAAAATGGATGTTGATAATACCGAAATGGAAGATTTGTCTTTTCTTTTAATTGAAACATCAAAAGTTTTGATGAAAGATTATGATAACGAATTTTTCACCGACTATACACCTTATTCTACCAGTTTTGGTATTGATCTTAAAAATATTCAAGACGCCATTATTTTTAACAATATGCACGAAACTTTGCATTACGGATATATTTTGGCACAAAAAAGAGCCATACTTGGAGAAAGGCTAAGCTAG
- the rlmB gene encoding 23S rRNA (guanosine(2251)-2'-O)-methyltransferase RlmB, which yields MKDDFIFGLRPVIEAIEAGKTIDKVFVQNALQGPIYAELKGLLSKHKIRPNYVPIEKLNRFTRKNHQGVVAFISDVPFHSIEDVLPQIFEEGRVPFILILDRLTDVRNFGAICRTAECVGVDAVVIPEKGAAPINSDAIKTSAGAIYNIKICKEKNLAHTVDYLQQSGVSVFASTEKAQKLIYEVDFTEPCAIVMGNEETGISKEVLHHSDEKIKLPIEGKTQSLNVSVACGAVLYEAMRQKITKNI from the coding sequence ATGAAAGACGATTTTATATTTGGGCTGAGGCCAGTAATAGAAGCCATTGAGGCAGGCAAAACAATAGATAAAGTATTTGTACAAAATGCCTTGCAAGGTCCTATTTATGCAGAATTGAAAGGGCTTTTGTCAAAGCATAAAATTCGTCCTAACTATGTTCCTATTGAAAAACTAAATCGCTTCACAAGAAAAAATCACCAAGGTGTGGTAGCTTTCATTTCGGATGTGCCATTTCATAGTATTGAAGATGTTTTACCTCAGATTTTTGAAGAAGGTCGCGTGCCGTTCATTCTTATTTTGGACCGTTTAACAGATGTCAGAAACTTCGGAGCTATATGCCGCACTGCGGAATGTGTTGGCGTAGACGCTGTCGTTATTCCAGAAAAAGGAGCTGCACCAATTAATTCGGATGCGATAAAGACATCAGCTGGTGCCATTTACAATATTAAAATTTGTAAAGAAAAAAACTTAGCGCATACTGTTGATTATCTGCAACAAAGTGGCGTATCGGTATTTGCTTCAACAGAAAAGGCGCAGAAATTGATATACGAGGTTGACTTTACAGAGCCTTGTGCGATTGTTATGGGGAACGAAGAAACAGGAATTTCCAAAGAAGTTTTACATCATAGCGATGAAAAAATAAAACTTCCTATCGAAGGAAAAACCCAATCTCTCAATGTTTCTGTAGCTTGCGGTGCAGTGCTCTATGAAGCAATGAGACAAAAAATAACAAAAAACATTTAA
- a CDS encoding DUF6263 family protein — translation MKKIIGIALFAVALVACKKENTKTVTKVNPETGKTETLTVEVPEEEKIKAAIVDSAGIFKQKFYLEKGVTYPLIAYQRDIQNVSTPDGKSVSGTSESTDEMSVTVNDFKDNVYDLSVNLIAKRNSTSANGKTVVSDTKAAAPKEEQLKGMYTINKAITGNKLTMKMNVDGKILSVTGFDPIYTKIGSALGTLVKDAKQRGEIVSNFKRGFNEATIKEQFEKNLKIFPAKGVKIGEKWTVTEDVIPGADLKLTSNYVLTKVENGKAEISVNGSIPTKSDKQSKDGITHSMSLGGSQNGKIILDSNTGWILHENISIKTNQKETISDGTKSQSMTQNSTSSIIMNPSYK, via the coding sequence ATGAAAAAAATCATAGGTATAGCTTTATTTGCAGTTGCTTTAGTAGCTTGTAAAAAAGAAAATACAAAAACAGTTACCAAAGTTAATCCAGAAACAGGAAAGACCGAAACCTTAACTGTGGAAGTGCCAGAAGAAGAGAAAATAAAAGCTGCAATTGTAGATAGCGCAGGGATTTTTAAACAGAAATTTTATTTAGAAAAAGGCGTAACTTATCCATTGATAGCTTACCAAAGAGATATTCAGAATGTGTCAACACCTGATGGTAAATCTGTTTCTGGAACTTCTGAATCAACAGACGAAATGTCCGTAACGGTTAACGATTTTAAAGATAACGTTTATGACTTATCAGTTAATTTGATTGCAAAACGGAACAGTACAAGTGCCAATGGCAAAACGGTAGTATCTGACACAAAAGCAGCTGCCCCAAAAGAAGAGCAACTGAAAGGTATGTACACCATCAATAAAGCCATTACAGGTAACAAACTGACGATGAAAATGAATGTTGATGGAAAGATATTGTCCGTAACAGGTTTTGATCCAATCTATACTAAAATCGGTTCAGCTTTGGGAACTTTGGTTAAGGATGCTAAACAACGTGGTGAGATTGTTTCTAATTTTAAAAGAGGTTTTAATGAAGCAACAATCAAAGAACAGTTTGAGAAAAACCTTAAAATTTTTCCAGCAAAAGGTGTGAAAATAGGTGAGAAATGGACCGTGACAGAAGATGTTATCCCAGGTGCTGATCTTAAGCTAACTTCGAATTATGTTTTAACAAAAGTTGAAAACGGTAAAGCAGAGATTAGTGTTAATGGTAGTATCCCAACAAAGTCTGATAAGCAGTCGAAAGATGGTATCACCCATAGCATGTCATTAGGCGGTTCGCAAAATGGGAAAATCATTTTGGACAGCAATACTGGTTGGATCTTGCATGAAAATATTAGCATTAAAACCAACCAGAAGGAAACAATATCCGATGGAACAAAAAGTCAGAGTATGACACAGAATTCTACATCGTCGATTATTATGAATCCTTCTTACAAATAA
- a CDS encoding VWA domain-containing protein — translation MNFNFEFYSPWLLLLFLVFVPLIILDLGRKKPKGIKVPTTEAMRPAGSLGIVMTFLRLSKYLILSALIIAIARPRTFTISDDRDETKGLDIMLTVDVSLSMLAKDLDPDRLEALKKIAKNFVNQRPNDRIGLVAYSGEAYTKVPMTTDHEVIKDEITELSPTELQPGTAIGEGLVVAVSHLKDSRAKSKIIILMTDGENNVTNAMPPAVAAELAKNNGIKVYTIGIGSRGYALFPTATDIFGDIVFTEKETDLDENLLKDIASTTGGKYFRATSNGSLEDIYNEINGLEKSDIKTSKLYQYQEYFRIFLWVALGILLFDIFLRWFLYKILS, via the coding sequence ATGAATTTCAATTTTGAATTTTATAGCCCGTGGCTCTTGCTTTTATTTTTGGTTTTTGTCCCATTAATTATTTTAGATTTAGGGCGCAAAAAACCGAAAGGCATCAAAGTACCTACAACGGAAGCCATGCGTCCAGCTGGCAGCCTGGGAATTGTTATGACCTTTCTGAGATTGTCAAAATATTTAATATTATCTGCTTTAATCATTGCGATTGCGCGTCCCAGAACTTTTACAATATCCGATGATCGCGACGAAACAAAAGGCCTGGACATCATGCTAACAGTTGACGTTTCGCTCAGTATGTTAGCAAAAGATCTCGATCCGGACCGTCTGGAAGCGCTTAAAAAAATTGCAAAAAACTTTGTCAATCAACGCCCCAATGACAGGATTGGATTGGTGGCATACTCAGGTGAAGCTTACACCAAAGTCCCAATGACGACTGACCACGAGGTTATCAAAGACGAAATTACTGAACTTAGTCCCACCGAATTGCAGCCAGGAACAGCAATCGGCGAAGGTCTAGTTGTTGCTGTCAGCCATCTAAAAGATTCGAGAGCGAAAAGCAAAATCATTATTTTGATGACCGATGGGGAAAACAATGTGACAAATGCCATGCCTCCAGCAGTTGCCGCAGAACTGGCCAAAAACAACGGTATAAAAGTTTATACCATCGGCATTGGAAGTCGTGGTTATGCACTGTTCCCAACAGCAACAGATATTTTTGGCGATATTGTTTTCACAGAAAAAGAAACCGATTTGGATGAAAATCTTTTGAAAGATATTGCATCCACAACTGGAGGAAAATATTTCCGAGCGACAAGTAACGGCAGTCTAGAAGATATTTATAATGAAATAAATGGCTTAGAAAAATCAGATATTAAAACTTCAAAACTATACCAATACCAAGAATATTTCCGAATTTTCCTTTGGGTTGCTTTGGGCATTTTACTTTTTGACATCTTTTTGAGATGGTTTTTATACAAAATATTGAGCTAA
- a CDS encoding VWA domain-containing protein, whose protein sequence is MDFYIENNWYIFLFLLLPAIGLCLFSFIKWKKKKRALFADLQFQPQLFANTSRFSKIFPSLFFLAVLFLIFSIIDVLGGKQEIKTQQKTNNIIYLLDVSNSMNAQDIQPSRLEQAKDIIINSFQKTNNDRVGIIVFAGEANSIMPLTTDYNAAQSYLSGIETSVVQTQGTDFLKAMEMAVRKFKSIPKGARKVIIISDGENNEDNESAAIKLAQKEGISISSIGIGTEQGAPIPDYYYGQLMGYKTDMTGETVMTKLETKALKNMASSTSGTFIDGNNLDQAINELSDVLKKSTNSNTSYISAQFAEHYYQYFLGISIALFLLIYFFNPKRDLNL, encoded by the coding sequence ATGGATTTTTACATCGAAAATAATTGGTACATTTTTCTATTCCTTTTACTACCTGCAATTGGATTATGTCTGTTTAGCTTTATTAAATGGAAGAAAAAAAAACGCGCTCTATTTGCAGATTTGCAATTCCAGCCACAATTGTTTGCAAACACAAGTCGTTTTTCTAAAATTTTTCCAAGTTTATTTTTCTTAGCAGTTTTATTTTTAATTTTTTCCATTATTGATGTATTGGGCGGAAAACAAGAAATAAAAACCCAGCAAAAAACCAACAATATCATTTATCTTTTGGACGTTTCCAACTCGATGAACGCACAAGACATCCAACCAAGTCGTCTAGAACAAGCTAAAGACATCATCATCAACAGCTTTCAAAAGACGAACAACGACCGTGTAGGCATCATTGTTTTCGCGGGCGAAGCCAACTCGATCATGCCTTTAACAACAGATTATAATGCCGCACAATCTTATCTTTCTGGCATAGAAACCAGCGTTGTACAAACACAGGGAACTGACTTTTTGAAAGCTATGGAAATGGCTGTTCGAAAATTTAAATCCATTCCAAAAGGCGCCCGAAAAGTTATCATAATTAGCGATGGCGAAAACAATGAAGACAATGAATCTGCTGCAATAAAATTAGCCCAAAAAGAAGGCATTAGTATATCTTCTATCGGCATTGGTACGGAGCAAGGCGCGCCGATTCCGGATTATTATTACGGACAGCTTATGGGCTACAAAACCGATATGACAGGCGAAACGGTGATGACGAAACTGGAAACCAAAGCCTTAAAAAATATGGCGTCCAGCACAAGTGGAACTTTTATCGATGGTAATAATTTGGATCAAGCGATAAATGAACTTTCTGATGTTTTGAAAAAGTCAACCAACAGCAATACTTCATACATCAGTGCGCAATTTGCAGAACATTACTATCAATATTTTTTAGGAATTTCTATAGCTTTATTTTTACTTATTTATTTCTTTAATCCCAAACGCGATTTAAATCTTTAA